TGTTTCTTTACCTTTCTGAAGGCCAACCACCATTACAGGAGTACCTTCAAAAAAAGCTAACCCGCCTACAACAGCAGGATCATCCCTGAAAAGCCTGTCCCCGTGAAGAGGAATAAAATCATCAAAAACTTTCTGAATATAATCCAAAGTCCTGGGTCTTTTGAGATTCTTCGCAACCTGCATTCTCTGCCATGGAGAAAGCTTCTCATAGACCTCTTTTTTCATATGTTCAGCTTTGTCTTCAAGCTTCTTAATTTCTTCCGAAAAGTCTATCTCTTTACTCTCGGTAAATTTTTTAAGCTCATCTATCTTTTTTTCAAGCTCAATAATAGATTTTTCAAAATCCATCCTAAAATCACTCACAAGCTTTGCTCCTCTAAAAACACTGTATTTATTACTAGACTTTTACATTCTGCTTATACAGACCTTACCATCCGTCCAAAAGTCCATAACGTCTTACACTAATGTAGTATTTAATGTATATGAACCTCTGCGGACTTATCCTCCAAAAAAGATTGGCGGACAGGCTGTCCGGAGTTTCGGCGAATGGAATTCAATTTATTATTCATGCCGCATTCATCCATGGAGTTACCTCCGTGGTTTTCTGCGGCATATTCGCCATAAAAACTCCAAAATGCAAACCTAGCGCCTATACCAGCACCTAGCACCTGTTTTTTTTAGAAATAATTCGTATAATCTATTCTTAAATTTCTTACATAATTCACTGGATCTCCGGTCAAGCCTTTAATATCAACTTCTATTCTCAGCTCCGGCGCAAAGGCGTATCTGAAACCCAGGTTCAAACTGTTAGTGGTCAGAGAAGTAGCATCGTTATATTCAAGAAGCACAGCAAAATCAGGGTTTAACATTACTGTCGCACCGGCAAAAATACCAAGGTCATTACTTAGATTGAAATTTGTCCAAATATTATGATTGTTAATACCGCCATTAAGGTTAATGATTCCCAGCTGTTTTGTAACAACAGCATAAGCACCTATGGGCCTGACTGAATATGCAGAATTACCTGCAATATAAAAACCAAAAGCTTGAGGTTCATAACCTACCGCAAGTGCCGGAAAAGCCGCTGAATCTTCAATTAATCTGAGTTTTGCAAGTACTTTGGGTTCTCTTCCTGTTATAGTACCAACACCAATAACATTATCAAGATTAAATGTAGCGCCAATCATAAAAGTGTTTGCAAAACCAACCCAGGCTCTTGTTAAAACCCCGCCGCTTTCATAAAATCTCATATGGAAGTTATACATTCCACGGAGTAATGTATTGCTCGTGGGAGTATCAACTATATCAATATTAGGTGTGTTTTGGACTGAGGATTCCGCAAACAAAGGCGAAATAGCCATTACCAATAGAACAGCACAAACAATCTTTTTCATCTTATCCCTCCTTAAAGGTAGTTTGAAACTCTTTAATAAGCTTAGTTTATCAAATATATGCTGTTTTGTAAAGCCCTTTACCATTCAAAACCTCAGGTAAATGGCCATAAACCCGGCATAAATATCAGATTATACCCAAAATCCGAAGTAGAAATCAAAGAACACACCACAATATGTGAAGCTAAACTGGAAAGGAAGTAAAGATTACTTCAACCTATTAATAATACTTGCAGTATAACCTGCACCGAAACCGTTATCTATGTTTACAGTGACTACATTGGAAGCACATGAGTTTAACATCGTTAAAAGGGCCGAAACTCCGCCGAAATTGGCACCATAGCCGACGCTTGTAGGAACAGCAATAACAGGTTTATCTACCAACCCGCCTACAACACTGGGGAGTGCTCCCTCCATTCCCGCGACAGCAACAATTACTTTTGCTTCCCTTATTTTCTCGTAATGACTGAACAACCTGTGTATCCCGGCTACTCCTACGTCATATATCCTTACAACATTACTTCCGGTTGCTTCCGCAGTAACGGCAGCTTCTTCGGCAACGGGAATATCTGAAGTCCCTGCTGTTAAAACAGCCACAAGACCTGTTTTTTTAATTTCTTTAGAAGGATTCTTTATAAGAATGGTCCTTCCAAGTTTGTTAAACTCCGCTTTTTTTCCAAATGCACATCGAACTGATTTAAAGACATTTTCATTTGCACGGGTTCCCAGACAATAACCGGAATTCTTAAATATCTCTTTCATAATTGCAACTATCTGTAAACTTGTTTTTCCCTGGCAAAACACCACTTCAGGAAAGCCTGAGCGCATAGCGCGATGCGTGTCTATATTTGCAAAATCAAGGGCTTTGATAGGCAAATGTTTAAAAGCTTCGGCGGCTTTGGACACACTGAGTTTTCCGCTCCTTACCTGCTCTAGTATTTTATTTACGTCAAACGCGCGCATAC
This genomic interval from Candidatus Firestonebacteria bacterium RIFOXYD2_FULL_39_29 contains the following:
- a CDS encoding 1-(5-phosphoribosyl)-5-amino-4-imidazole-carboxylate carboxylase — translated: MRAFDVNKILEQVRSGKLSVSKAAEAFKHLPIKALDFANIDTHRAMRSGFPEVVFCQGKTSLQIVAIMKEIFKNSGYCLGTRANENVFKSVRCAFGKKAEFNKLGRTILIKNPSKEIKKTGLVAVLTAGTSDIPVAEEAAVTAEATGSNVVRIYDVGVAGIHRLFSHYEKIREAKVIVAVAGMEGALPSVVGGLVDKPVIAVPTSVGYGANFGGVSALLTMLNSCASNVVTVNIDNGFGAGYTASIINRLK